From Echinicola soli, a single genomic window includes:
- the ligA gene encoding NAD-dependent DNA ligase LigA, with amino-acid sequence MSTISKLEAQKRIAELTATLNHHNQLYYQEDRSEISDFEFDKLLEELIQLEAQFPALQDKNSPTQHVGGAITKEFETVEHETRMLSLGNTYSKEELLAFDERVAKGLGHRGYSYFCELKFDGVAISLVYENGELVRAVTRGDGYRGDNVTANVKTIKNIPLYLQGDDIPDKFEIRGEIFLPIKEFEKINAAREANGEALLANPRNTASGTLKMQDSSIVAKRRLNCYFYQLLGDEIDVDQHDEAMHLLEKWGFNISPTYKNCTDINAVFEYIESWREKRHTLSLDTDGVVLKVNDYAQREELGFTAKIPRWAIAYKYKAESAESELMSVTYQVGRTGAITPVANLSPVLLAGTTVKRASLHNANEIKRLDLHNGDVVFVEKGGEIIPKITAVAVEKRKADAKPVSYITHCPECGTALERKEGEAKHFCPNSASCPPQVLGRIEHFVHKRAMNIDSMGTERIRALINQGYVEHPADLYELNHKKDQLLGLEINAEQYEKSSDGYLYVALRKALFAVTDGISLSAIYQYLEETETLEQHLKLKQFTDFIHHQNKKVSLNLAAVDKLKNLLGQLAHDQIEDFLPVSAVMAMFVGNQLSLEALHQLSLQKNTVHDIVLAFDFELHRDQEDKIKKLKGNTFQEGVISNMLSGIAASKEQPFEKVLFALGIRNIGENTAQLLARHFKTIENLGQASTEQLLDINGVGETLVNSIREFFDQEENQANIQRLKAHGLHFEIKSEDLPEVKGNALEGLKVLASGKFEHFKRDEIIEAISAHGGTYLKSVSKNLDLIIEGADMGPSKKEKAEKLGIKMISENEFLSMIAD; translated from the coding sequence ATGAGCACCATTTCAAAACTTGAAGCCCAAAAAAGAATTGCTGAACTAACAGCTACCCTCAATCACCATAACCAGCTGTACTACCAGGAAGACCGCAGTGAAATCAGTGACTTTGAATTTGACAAGTTATTGGAAGAGCTCATTCAACTGGAAGCGCAATTCCCAGCACTTCAGGACAAAAACAGTCCTACCCAACATGTTGGCGGCGCCATTACCAAGGAATTCGAAACAGTGGAACATGAAACACGCATGCTTTCATTGGGAAATACCTACAGCAAAGAAGAACTCCTCGCCTTTGACGAACGTGTCGCCAAAGGGTTAGGCCACCGCGGTTACAGTTATTTCTGCGAATTGAAATTTGATGGTGTAGCCATCAGCTTAGTGTATGAAAATGGTGAATTGGTAAGGGCTGTGACCCGTGGGGATGGGTACAGGGGCGATAACGTCACTGCCAATGTAAAAACCATCAAAAACATCCCACTTTACCTGCAAGGCGATGACATTCCTGATAAATTCGAGATTCGGGGAGAGATTTTTCTTCCGATTAAAGAATTTGAAAAAATCAATGCCGCACGGGAAGCCAATGGCGAAGCATTACTGGCCAATCCGCGAAACACTGCCTCTGGCACCTTAAAAATGCAGGACAGCAGTATCGTCGCCAAGCGGCGCCTAAATTGTTACTTCTATCAATTGCTAGGTGATGAAATCGACGTAGATCAACATGACGAGGCCATGCACCTTCTTGAAAAATGGGGCTTTAACATCTCACCGACCTATAAAAACTGCACGGACATCAATGCCGTTTTTGAATACATTGAATCTTGGCGTGAAAAACGCCACACCTTGTCTTTGGACACTGACGGTGTTGTGCTCAAAGTCAATGACTATGCACAGCGGGAAGAACTAGGGTTCACGGCTAAAATCCCGCGCTGGGCCATTGCCTATAAGTACAAAGCAGAAAGTGCAGAAAGCGAGCTCATGTCGGTTACTTATCAGGTGGGCCGTACCGGGGCCATTACACCAGTGGCCAACCTCTCTCCGGTCTTGCTGGCCGGTACCACGGTAAAGCGTGCTTCCCTACACAACGCCAATGAGATCAAACGACTGGACCTGCACAATGGCGACGTGGTCTTCGTGGAAAAAGGCGGGGAAATCATCCCAAAAATAACCGCTGTCGCGGTGGAAAAAAGAAAGGCTGACGCCAAACCGGTCTCCTACATCACGCACTGCCCAGAATGTGGCACAGCGCTCGAAAGAAAAGAAGGCGAAGCAAAGCACTTCTGTCCGAACAGTGCGTCATGTCCGCCGCAAGTACTCGGACGTATCGAGCACTTCGTCCATAAACGTGCCATGAATATTGACAGCATGGGAACCGAGCGGATCAGGGCACTGATCAATCAAGGCTATGTAGAACACCCTGCTGATCTCTATGAGCTGAACCACAAAAAAGACCAATTGCTGGGATTGGAAATCAACGCCGAGCAATACGAAAAAAGTAGTGATGGCTATTTATATGTAGCCCTAAGGAAAGCGCTCTTTGCTGTTACAGATGGCATTTCACTTTCAGCCATATACCAGTACCTTGAAGAAACCGAAACACTGGAACAGCATCTAAAGCTAAAACAATTTACGGACTTCATCCACCATCAAAATAAGAAGGTATCCCTTAACCTTGCCGCTGTCGACAAGCTGAAAAATCTATTGGGCCAGCTCGCTCATGATCAAATTGAGGATTTCCTGCCTGTTTCAGCAGTGATGGCCATGTTTGTGGGAAACCAGCTTTCACTGGAAGCCCTGCACCAACTGAGCCTACAAAAGAACACTGTCCATGACATCGTTTTGGCGTTTGATTTTGAGCTGCATCGAGACCAGGAAGATAAAATCAAAAAGCTGAAAGGCAACACTTTCCAAGAAGGGGTCATCTCCAATATGCTCTCCGGAATTGCTGCTTCCAAAGAACAGCCTTTCGAAAAAGTTCTTTTTGCTTTGGGCATCAGGAATATCGGGGAAAACACTGCGCAGCTCTTGGCCAGGCATTTTAAGACCATCGAAAACCTTGGCCAAGCGAGTACAGAACAGCTCCTGGATATCAATGGCGTAGGAGAAACGCTGGTCAACAGTATCCGGGAATTCTTTGACCAAGAAGAAAACCAAGCTAATATCCAGCGGCTAAAAGCCCACGGTTTACACTTTGAAATCAAATCCGAGGATCTTCCCGAAGTAAAAGGCAACGCCCTTGAAGGGCTCAAAGTACTGGCATCCGGTAAATTTGAGCACTTTAAGCGTGATGAGATCATCGAAGCCATTTCGGCCCATGGGGGTACTTATTTGAAATCCGTTTCAAAAAACCTGGACCTGATCATCGAAGGAGCTGATATGGGACCAAGTAAAAAAGAAAAAGCTGAAAAACTCGGCATAAAAATGATATCTGAAAATGAATTCTTAAGCATGATAGCAGACTAG
- a CDS encoding DUF6913 domain-containing protein, whose amino-acid sequence MIWIKKFFVRLKIRKNKGQKYEKSKKSIEDIKSIHILANSYDNLVKAEACVTNNWPQGVAIKGIFYNENKDETIGFSARNFSLFGKPDETLQDFIVQKADILLVTATAFDPFTHLIVLQKSANYKIGFLSEQSGEMLDIMLEKGGADLSPNIENLLKYLKKII is encoded by the coding sequence ATGATATGGATCAAAAAATTCTTTGTTAGGCTAAAAATCCGAAAAAACAAAGGCCAAAAATACGAGAAAAGCAAAAAATCGATTGAGGATATAAAATCAATTCATATTTTAGCGAATTCTTATGACAATTTGGTAAAAGCCGAAGCATGTGTGACCAATAACTGGCCTCAAGGAGTAGCGATCAAAGGCATATTCTATAATGAAAACAAGGATGAAACAATAGGCTTCTCTGCCCGAAATTTCAGCTTGTTTGGAAAACCAGATGAAACCCTTCAGGATTTCATCGTCCAAAAAGCGGACATCTTATTAGTAACGGCCACAGCTTTTGATCCCTTTACTCACTTGATTGTCCTGCAAAAGTCTGCAAATTATAAAATCGGTTTCCTTAGCGAGCAAAGTGGAGAGATGCTGGATATCATGCTGGAAAAAGGAGGGGCCGATCTATCGCCAAATATTGAAAATTTACTGAAATACCTAAAGAAGATAATTTAA
- the dapA gene encoding 4-hydroxy-tetrahydrodipicolinate synthase, whose protein sequence is MEQFIGTGVALVTPFDEEGNIDFNGLNKVIEHVIQGGADYLVVMGTTGEASTMSRKEKHDILTASVKANNGRLPIVYGIGANNTQAAIDEIDETDLSGVSALLSVSPYYNKPTQEGIYQHYIKVADASPVPIILYNVPGRTMSNVTAETTLRLSEHPKIVGVKEASGDMVQCMDIVRKKPADFLLISGDDMLTTSLRAIGGQGAISVLANAYPDIFKTICHGTPEASLAATFKLLDINAWMYAESNPVGVKNLLKHMGVCGDQVRLPLLRATEGLDRKIKQLAAEV, encoded by the coding sequence ATGGAACAATTTATTGGGACAGGAGTAGCACTGGTTACGCCGTTTGATGAAGAAGGGAATATTGATTTTAATGGGTTGAATAAGGTAATTGAGCATGTTATCCAGGGAGGTGCTGACTACTTGGTAGTAATGGGGACCACTGGAGAAGCATCCACCATGTCCCGTAAGGAAAAGCACGACATCCTTACCGCGTCTGTTAAAGCAAATAACGGAAGATTACCAATCGTCTATGGTATCGGAGCGAATAACACCCAAGCTGCCATTGATGAAATCGACGAAACTGACCTTTCTGGCGTTTCTGCACTGCTTTCTGTCAGTCCCTATTATAACAAACCCACCCAAGAGGGCATTTATCAGCATTATATCAAAGTCGCCGACGCGAGCCCTGTACCTATTATTCTATACAATGTTCCCGGAAGGACCATGTCCAATGTAACAGCAGAAACTACCCTGCGTCTATCCGAGCATCCTAAAATAGTTGGCGTAAAAGAGGCCAGCGGTGATATGGTGCAATGTATGGACATCGTTCGCAAAAAGCCAGCTGACTTTTTATTGATATCTGGTGATGACATGCTAACGACATCATTGAGAGCTATAGGTGGACAAGGAGCAATTTCCGTTTTGGCCAACGCCTATCCTGACATCTTTAAGACCATTTGTCATGGCACCCCGGAAGCGTCATTGGCAGCTACTTTCAAGCTTCTTGACATCAATGCCTGGATGTATGCTGAAAGCAACCCGGTAGGCGTTAAAAACCTCCTAAAACATATGGGAGTTTGTGGTGACCAAGTAAGATTGCCACTACTCAGGGCCACCGAAGGATTGGACAGAAAAATAAAACAGCTAGCGGCAGAGGTTTAA
- a CDS encoding histone H1 codes for MSRFSEIKDLVTSMESDFEKFYDKGNQAAGTRVRKGMQDLKNIAQDIRKEVQDIKNKE; via the coding sequence ATGAGCAGATTTAGTGAAATTAAAGATCTCGTTACCTCTATGGAGTCAGACTTTGAGAAGTTCTATGATAAAGGCAATCAAGCTGCCGGTACCAGAGTAAGAAAGGGAATGCAAGATCTTAAGAATATCGCACAAGATATTCGTAAAGAGGTTCAGGATATCAAGAATAAAGAGTAA
- a CDS encoding aminotransferase class I/II-fold pyridoxal phosphate-dependent enzyme, whose protein sequence is MDIFEKLNTNLGPLGKHSDLSEGYFMFPKLEGEIAPRMKFKGEEVLTWSLNNYLGLANHPEIRKADAEAAKRWGAAYPMGARMMSGNTDMHEQLENELAAFVGKEKAYLLNYGYQGIMSVIDSLVDRKDVIVYDSECHASIIDGLRMHMGKRFVYPHNDMKSFEKQLVRAEKLTNETGGGILVVTEGVFGMTGNMGDLKGIVKYKEKYQFRLVVDDAHGFGTMGPTGAGAGEAQGVQDQVDLYFSTFAKSMAGIGAFVAGDAKVVHYLKYNMRSQIFAKALPMIFVEGALKRLEMIRENPTHKEKLWEVVNALQNGLKEKGFSIGTTATPVTPVVLNGTVGEAATLSKDLRENYNIFCSVVIYPVVPKGMIILRLIPTAAHTLADVSETITAFEAIKDKLTSGYYKTTELATSFGE, encoded by the coding sequence TTGGATATATTTGAAAAATTAAACACGAATCTAGGGCCTTTGGGCAAACATTCTGATTTGTCAGAGGGATATTTCATGTTTCCTAAATTGGAAGGGGAAATAGCTCCTAGAATGAAATTTAAAGGGGAGGAAGTGCTGACCTGGAGTTTGAATAACTACCTGGGCCTAGCCAATCACCCTGAAATCAGAAAAGCTGATGCAGAAGCGGCCAAGCGATGGGGAGCTGCCTATCCGATGGGGGCTAGAATGATGTCGGGAAATACTGATATGCATGAGCAGTTGGAGAATGAACTAGCGGCATTTGTAGGAAAAGAAAAGGCATATTTGCTCAATTACGGCTATCAAGGGATTATGTCTGTGATCGACTCTCTGGTGGATCGCAAGGACGTAATTGTGTATGATAGCGAATGCCATGCTTCCATCATTGATGGTCTGAGAATGCATATGGGCAAACGCTTTGTGTATCCTCATAATGACATGAAGAGCTTTGAAAAGCAACTTGTCAGAGCAGAGAAGCTTACCAATGAAACTGGAGGTGGAATCTTGGTGGTCACCGAAGGTGTGTTTGGTATGACTGGAAACATGGGAGACCTGAAAGGTATCGTGAAATACAAAGAAAAGTATCAGTTCAGATTGGTAGTGGATGATGCGCACGGTTTTGGTACCATGGGGCCGACTGGCGCTGGTGCAGGTGAAGCTCAGGGAGTACAGGATCAAGTCGATCTTTATTTCTCCACTTTTGCCAAATCCATGGCGGGTATTGGAGCATTTGTGGCTGGAGATGCCAAAGTGGTACATTACCTGAAATACAATATGCGTTCCCAGATTTTCGCCAAAGCACTACCGATGATTTTCGTGGAAGGAGCTTTGAAAAGATTGGAGATGATTCGTGAAAATCCTACCCATAAGGAAAAATTGTGGGAAGTAGTGAATGCCCTTCAAAATGGCCTGAAAGAAAAAGGCTTCAGCATCGGTACCACCGCTACTCCGGTGACACCTGTGGTCCTAAATGGTACCGTAGGAGAAGCGGCCACGCTCAGCAAGGACCTAAGGGAAAATTACAATATTTTCTGCTCTGTGGTGATCTATCCAGTAGTGCCAAAAGGCATGATTATCCTGCGATTGATCCCTACGGCTGCCCATACATTAGCTGATGTAAGTGAAACCATTACCGCCTTTGAAGCCATTAAGGATAAATTGACCAGTGGCTACTATAAAACTACTGAATTGGCGACTTCGTTTGGAGAATAA
- a CDS encoding acetyl-CoA carboxylase biotin carboxylase subunit → MQKIKKILVANRGEIALRIMRTIKEMGLKSVAVYSEADKNAPHVLYADEAYCLGPAASNKSYLLGERIIEVCHILGADAIHPGYGFLSENASFAKKVADAGLIFIGPSPTSIEVMGDKLAAKKAVSQYDIPMVPGTDHAILDIQEAQKTAASIGYPILIKASAGGGGKGMRIVQDEAEFEEQMKRAVSEAKSAFGNGAVFIEKYISSPRHIEIQILADQHGNYVHLFERECSVQRRHQKVIEEAPSAVVSQDMREAMGTAAIDVAKACDYYGAGTVEFIVDEALDFYFLEMNTRLQVEHPVTEMITGKDLVREQILIAEGLPLSFSQNDLKIIGHAIETRVYAEDPTNNFLPDIGTLVTYRLPQGPGIRVDDGFREGMEIPIYYDPMIAKLVTYDEDRPKAIQKMVRAIDGYKITGISTTLSFARYVMLHPAFQTGEFDTKFVEEHFAPDSLSEDFTDGEQEILATIATYLLPSAKTSSMANDEKERNDSKWKTRRMNG, encoded by the coding sequence ATGCAGAAAATAAAAAAGATACTCGTAGCCAACCGTGGAGAAATAGCATTACGGATCATGAGGACCATCAAGGAAATGGGACTTAAAAGCGTGGCCGTTTATAGCGAAGCGGACAAAAATGCCCCTCACGTACTTTATGCAGATGAAGCCTATTGCCTTGGCCCCGCCGCTTCCAATAAATCCTACCTCCTTGGAGAGCGCATCATTGAGGTCTGCCACATCCTTGGGGCAGACGCTATCCACCCTGGTTATGGCTTCTTGTCAGAAAATGCTTCCTTTGCCAAAAAGGTAGCTGATGCTGGGCTTATCTTTATAGGCCCATCCCCAACATCCATCGAAGTTATGGGAGATAAACTGGCTGCTAAAAAAGCCGTCTCCCAATACGATATCCCCATGGTTCCTGGAACTGACCACGCTATCTTGGATATCCAAGAAGCCCAAAAAACCGCTGCAAGCATTGGCTACCCCATCCTTATCAAAGCCAGTGCGGGAGGAGGAGGAAAAGGCATGCGAATCGTCCAAGACGAAGCGGAATTTGAAGAACAAATGAAAAGGGCTGTCAGTGAGGCTAAATCGGCTTTTGGGAATGGTGCGGTTTTTATCGAGAAATACATCTCCTCCCCCAGGCATATAGAAATCCAAATCCTCGCTGACCAACATGGAAATTATGTCCATTTATTTGAACGGGAATGCTCTGTTCAGCGCAGGCACCAAAAAGTGATCGAGGAAGCTCCCTCTGCTGTCGTCAGCCAAGATATGCGGGAAGCAATGGGCACAGCTGCCATTGATGTTGCCAAAGCATGTGATTACTACGGTGCTGGGACGGTCGAATTTATCGTTGACGAAGCACTTGATTTTTACTTTTTGGAAATGAACACCCGCCTTCAGGTCGAGCATCCTGTAACAGAAATGATCACAGGTAAAGATTTGGTGAGGGAGCAAATCCTCATTGCTGAAGGCCTGCCTCTTTCCTTTTCCCAGAATGACCTCAAAATCATTGGCCATGCCATAGAAACAAGGGTTTATGCAGAAGACCCTACCAATAACTTTTTACCTGATATCGGCACATTGGTAACATATAGGCTTCCGCAAGGCCCCGGTATCCGTGTGGACGATGGTTTTCGGGAAGGAATGGAAATCCCTATCTATTACGATCCCATGATTGCCAAGTTGGTCACCTATGATGAAGATCGACCAAAGGCCATCCAAAAGATGGTGCGGGCCATTGATGGTTACAAGATCACCGGCATTTCGACCACTTTGTCATTTGCCCGCTATGTCATGCTCCATCCAGCCTTTCAAACCGGAGAATTTGACACGAAGTTTGTCGAAGAGCATTTTGCACCAGATTCGCTCTCAGAAGATTTTACGGATGGAGAACAGGAAATCCTAGCCACGATCGCTACGTACCTCTTGCCCTCAGCTAAGACGTCTTCCATGGCCAATGATGAAAAAGAACGTAACGATTCTAAATGGAAAACCAGAAGGATGAATGGCTGA
- a CDS encoding DUF1015 domain-containing protein, translating into MADIIPFSAWRYSEKLRPKIANLTVPNLDGISKVQLDKRYQDPTNSIHLTLPAPPSEVEKKAVLLKNWKNNKVLKQDPAPAIYIYYQHFCLPGSTRRFCRKGFIAYIKAYHWEEKVILGHENTIPYALKEQVQLLSKTQIQPSPTHGLYEDPENSLVPLMDNYMNTPIFDFQNDLGIREQLAAVTDPEDIMQFVSHLKGQKIILADGHHRLQASIHHRDHCKENNDHHTGMEAYNYHMMNFTNVHSDHLKILPTHRLISNVTIPEALLLEKAAIFFTIQRISYPSKIEVLTISQPWTFILMFKEAAYKISLRIEKFDLFTTAIPDAVKRLDISVLHYFFVDHIIGIPMDEQRSSKQITYETDRLKCHGQLHSGKADLALLTREISIEEVMEVCHSGYTLPQKSTYFYPKASSGLLFGSIREDEFITYP; encoded by the coding sequence ATGGCTGATATTATTCCGTTCAGCGCGTGGCGGTATTCCGAAAAGCTACGTCCAAAGATTGCAAATTTGACAGTGCCAAACTTGGATGGAATTTCCAAAGTACAATTGGACAAACGCTACCAAGACCCCACAAACAGTATTCATTTAACCCTACCCGCTCCCCCCAGCGAAGTAGAAAAAAAAGCAGTATTATTAAAAAATTGGAAAAACAATAAGGTTCTCAAGCAAGACCCAGCCCCAGCCATTTACATCTATTACCAGCATTTTTGCTTACCGGGCTCGACCCGTCGTTTTTGCAGGAAAGGATTCATTGCTTATATCAAAGCATACCACTGGGAAGAAAAGGTGATTCTTGGGCACGAAAACACCATTCCGTATGCCTTAAAAGAACAGGTACAGCTATTAAGTAAAACCCAAATACAACCCTCTCCTACCCATGGACTTTATGAAGATCCCGAAAACTCCTTGGTACCACTCATGGACAATTACATGAATACACCCATTTTTGATTTCCAGAATGACCTGGGCATCCGAGAGCAATTAGCCGCAGTAACTGATCCCGAGGATATTATGCAGTTTGTAAGTCACTTAAAGGGTCAAAAGATTATTTTGGCTGATGGTCACCATAGGCTTCAGGCTTCCATCCACCACCGAGATCATTGTAAAGAAAATAATGATCATCACACAGGAATGGAAGCCTATAATTATCACATGATGAATTTCACCAATGTCCATTCAGATCATTTAAAAATTCTCCCCACCCATCGTCTAATCTCAAATGTGACCATTCCGGAGGCACTATTATTGGAAAAAGCCGCTATTTTCTTTACAATACAACGCATCTCCTATCCTAGCAAAATAGAGGTGCTGACGATCTCACAACCATGGACATTTATTCTTATGTTCAAAGAAGCAGCTTACAAAATATCATTACGCATAGAGAAATTTGATTTGTTCACGACAGCTATACCAGATGCAGTAAAACGTTTGGATATATCGGTGTTGCACTATTTCTTTGTTGATCATATTATTGGTATTCCAATGGATGAGCAGCGGTCTTCGAAGCAAATCACTTATGAAACCGACCGATTAAAGTGCCATGGCCAATTGCACAGTGGTAAAGCTGATCTGGCATTGCTTACGCGGGAAATATCCATCGAAGAAGTGATGGAGGTCTGTCATTCAGGATATACACTTCCTCAAAAGTCAACCTATTTCTATCCAAAAGCATCTTCTGGATTGCTATTTGGCTCCATCAGAGAAGATGAATTCATTACTTATCCATAA